In the Rhodospirillaceae bacterium genome, one interval contains:
- a CDS encoding efflux RND transporter permease subunit has product MLNSIISLSIRHRLLVVAVIALSFVYGGLAMQSLPIDVLPDLNRPTVTIFTESQGLSPEEVETLVTRPIEASVYGANGVVRVRSASSIGLSIVWVEFDWDMDIYVARQIVSEKLSQAREAIYGRVNPTLGPITSIMGNIMAIGVTSETVTGETVTGETVTGPMELRTLAEWDIRQRLLAIPGIAQITVVGGQLQQFQVLIDPERLVFHRVPLSSVLEALDETNLNATGGFLLTDYTEGLIRVLGRAQTVDEIANTLVPIPGSAARRVTIGQIAEVKLGGPMAPRGDASINASPGVILSIQKQPDADTVTLVSAIKAELVAIQETLPQDVTLHDDIFSQSKFIETAVANVEEALRDGAILVAIVLFLFLLNVRTTLITLTAIPLSLVLTLMVFQALGLSINTMTLGGIAIAIGQLVDDAIVGVENTYRRLRQNRQKGEPKDPLVVVREATQEVRDPIIFATFIVILVFLPLFALSGVEGRIFTPLGIAYVTSIGASLIVFLTATPALCAYLLPRMKQMDAEKDGLVVRGIKWVQAQILRVLLPLRYGVFAVFAVLLGFGVWLTSEFGQAFLPEFNEGALNVSVVMAPGTALAESNRIAATAERLVLEVPEVIKVGRRSGRAENDEHAESINVSELEFFLQPSDRAREEIIEDIRTRMEQIPGVLTNIGQPLSHRIDHALSGVRAQIALKIFGDDMAELRRLARLVEAEVETVEGIVDLSVEQQVLTGQLHIRVDREQILNRGLTVADVADYTELALNGRTMGQVIDGIRTYDLIARFDDETRASEDSIRALPIEVAEGGYVPLELLASIDEALGANVINRENSQRRIIVQANVAGRDLVSVVQDIQGRINADVEIPSGYFVVYGGEYESQSAALNAIVLLAGLAFLGMFLVLYAHLGSINFAIQVMLSVPLAFVGAVIGVWATGGVLSIATVIGFITLTGIAARNGILMINHYLYLMREEGAAFDTAMITRGTQERIIPVLMTALTAILALVPILLTPDEPGREILHPVAVVIFSGLLSSTLLDLTLRPLVFWTFGRKAVAKRLPGHMAAVPAE; this is encoded by the coding sequence ATGTTGAATTCTATTATCTCGCTGTCGATCCGCCATCGCCTGCTGGTGGTGGCGGTGATCGCCCTCAGTTTTGTCTACGGCGGCTTGGCGATGCAAAGCCTGCCGATTGATGTGTTGCCTGATCTCAATCGTCCCACGGTGACAATCTTTACGGAGTCCCAAGGGTTGTCCCCGGAAGAGGTGGAAACGTTGGTGACCCGGCCCATTGAGGCGTCTGTGTATGGGGCCAATGGTGTGGTGCGGGTGCGCTCGGCCTCGTCCATTGGCCTGTCGATTGTCTGGGTCGAGTTTGACTGGGACATGGACATCTATGTGGCGCGGCAAATTGTGTCGGAAAAACTCAGCCAGGCCCGCGAGGCAATTTACGGGCGGGTGAATCCAACGCTGGGGCCGATCACCTCGATCATGGGCAACATCATGGCGATTGGGGTGACCAGTGAAACTGTCACCGGCGAAACTGTCACCGGCGAAACTGTTACCGGTCCCATGGAGCTGCGCACGCTGGCGGAGTGGGACATTCGCCAACGGCTGCTGGCCATTCCCGGGATTGCGCAGATCACTGTGGTGGGCGGGCAGTTACAGCAGTTCCAGGTGCTGATTGATCCAGAGCGTCTGGTGTTTCATCGCGTGCCACTCTCTTCGGTTTTAGAAGCGTTGGACGAAACCAATCTCAATGCCACCGGGGGCTTTTTGCTGACGGACTACACGGAAGGTCTGATCAGAGTGCTGGGCCGGGCGCAAACGGTTGATGAAATTGCCAACACCCTAGTGCCAATTCCCGGCAGCGCCGCGCGGCGGGTGACCATAGGTCAAATCGCCGAAGTAAAACTGGGCGGGCCAATGGCGCCGCGCGGGGATGCGTCCATTAATGCGTCACCGGGCGTGATTTTGTCGATCCAGAAACAGCCCGACGCAGATACGGTGACTCTGGTGTCTGCCATTAAGGCCGAGTTGGTGGCCATACAGGAGACATTGCCTCAGGATGTGACGTTGCATGACGACATTTTCAGCCAAAGTAAGTTTATTGAAACAGCGGTGGCAAACGTTGAAGAGGCGTTGCGCGATGGCGCGATTTTGGTGGCCATCGTGCTGTTTCTGTTTCTGCTGAATGTGCGCACAACGTTGATTACCTTGACGGCCATCCCGCTGTCGCTGGTGCTCACACTGATGGTATTTCAGGCCCTGGGCCTGTCCATCAACACCATGACTCTCGGTGGCATCGCCATTGCCATCGGGCAATTGGTCGATGATGCCATTGTCGGCGTGGAAAACACCTATCGGCGTTTACGGCAAAACCGGCAGAAGGGGGAACCGAAAGATCCGCTGGTTGTGGTGCGTGAGGCCACCCAGGAGGTGCGCGATCCGATTATCTTTGCGACCTTTATTGTGATCCTCGTGTTCCTGCCGCTGTTTGCCTTGTCGGGCGTTGAAGGACGCATCTTTACGCCACTGGGGATCGCGTATGTGACCTCTATTGGCGCGTCGCTGATCGTCTTTCTGACCGCAACCCCGGCGTTGTGTGCCTACCTGCTGCCGCGGATGAAACAGATGGACGCGGAAAAAGACGGCCTGGTGGTGCGGGGCATCAAGTGGGTGCAGGCGCAAATTTTGAGAGTATTGCTGCCACTGCGCTATGGGGTGTTCGCGGTGTTTGCCGTGTTGCTGGGCTTTGGTGTGTGGTTGACCAGTGAATTTGGTCAAGCCTTTCTGCCCGAGTTCAACGAAGGTGCGCTGAATGTGTCGGTGGTGATGGCGCCGGGAACCGCATTGGCGGAGTCCAATCGCATCGCGGCGACGGCGGAACGTCTGGTGTTGGAGGTGCCGGAAGTCATTAAGGTGGGCCGCCGGTCTGGCCGTGCCGAAAATGATGAGCACGCGGAGAGCATCAATGTGTCTGAGCTGGAGTTCTTTTTGCAGCCCTCGGACCGCGCCCGCGAGGAGATCATTGAAGACATTCGTACCCGGATGGAGCAAATCCCCGGTGTGCTGACCAATATTGGTCAGCCTCTGTCGCATCGTATTGATCACGCCCTCTCAGGGGTGCGGGCGCAAATTGCCCTGAAAATTTTTGGCGATGATATGGCCGAGTTGCGACGGTTGGCGCGGTTGGTCGAAGCCGAGGTGGAAACCGTAGAAGGCATCGTGGATCTCAGTGTCGAGCAGCAGGTGCTGACGGGGCAACTGCATATTCGCGTCGATCGTGAGCAAATTCTCAACCGGGGTCTGACGGTGGCCGATGTGGCCGACTACACCGAGTTGGCGCTGAACGGCAGAACCATGGGTCAGGTGATTGACGGCATCCGGACCTATGATCTGATCGCCCGCTTTGATGATGAAACGCGCGCTTCGGAAGACTCTATTCGGGCGTTGCCAATTGAAGTGGCCGAGGGTGGGTATGTGCCTCTGGAGTTGTTAGCTTCAATAGACGAAGCGCTGGGCGCGAACGTCATCAATCGCGAGAACAGCCAGCGACGCATCATCGTGCAGGCCAATGTGGCGGGCCGGGATCTGGTGAGTGTGGTGCAAGACATTCAAGGCCGTATCAACGCGGATGTGGAAATTCCCTCCGGGTACTTTGTGGTGTACGGCGGCGAATATGAGAGTCAGTCAGCGGCCTTGAACGCCATCGTGCTGTTGGCGGGGTTGGCGTTTCTCGGCATGTTCCTGGTGCTCTACGCGCATCTCGGCAGCATCAACTTTGCCATCCAGGTTATGTTGTCGGTGCCACTGGCGTTTGTGGGGGCGGTGATTGGGGTGTGGGCGACCGGCGGTGTGTTGTCCATCGCCACGGTGATCGGCTTCATTACGTTGACCGGCATCGCCGCCCGTAACGGTATTTTGATGATCAATCACTATTTGTATTTAATGCGCGAGGAAGGCGCCGCGTTTGACACGGCGATGATCACCCGTGGCACCCAGGAAAGAATCATTCCGGTGCTGATGACGGCATTGACCGCCATTTTGGCGCTGGTGCCTATATTGCTGACGCCGGACGAACCAGGTCGCGAGATTTTGCATCCGGTCGCCGTGGTTATTTTTTCTGGTCTTCTGTCGTCTACCCTCTTGGATCTCACCCTGCGGCCTCTGGTGTTTTGGACCTTTGGCCGCAAAGCTGTTGCAAAAAGATTACCCGGTCATATGGCCGCCGTTCCCGCTGAATAG
- a CDS encoding cation transporter has protein sequence MSGCCDDDDVGFDGSSVPYRNALIAVILINGAMFGIEATVGFAAMSQALKADALDFLGDTLTYAISLWAVGKSLTVRARTAFIKGVSLGAMGLIVLAITAYRVIIQGSPDGEAMGLIGGLALAANLISALILLKFRNGDANVQSVWLCTRNDAIGNVAVICAAGLVIWTASPWPDLIVAAAMAALFLQSSVKIIRQARGELAAAA, from the coding sequence ATGAGCGGCTGCTGTGACGATGATGACGTTGGATTTGACGGCAGCTCGGTGCCGTACCGCAATGCGCTGATCGCGGTTATTCTCATCAACGGAGCGATGTTCGGGATTGAGGCCACAGTCGGTTTTGCCGCCATGTCGCAGGCCCTTAAGGCTGATGCTCTGGATTTTCTGGGGGATACACTCACCTATGCGATCAGTTTGTGGGCCGTCGGAAAATCCCTGACCGTGCGGGCGCGCACGGCGTTTATCAAAGGTGTAAGCCTCGGCGCAATGGGCCTGATAGTGCTGGCAATAACTGCGTATCGCGTGATTATTCAAGGCAGCCCAGATGGCGAAGCGATGGGGCTTATTGGCGGCCTGGCGTTGGCAGCCAATCTTATCAGCGCGCTTATTCTTCTGAAGTTCCGCAACGGTGATGCCAATGTTCAATCCGTTTGGCTGTGTACGCGCAACGACGCCATTGGCAACGTGGCGGTGATTTGTGCGGCTGGCTTGGTGATCTGGACGGCTTCCCCATGGCCGGATCTGATTGTTGCCGCAGCGATGGCCGCGTTGTTTTTGCAGTCGTCGGTGAAAATCATCCGCCAGGCGCGGGGTGAGCTTGCCGCTGCCGCATAA